A window of the Williamsia phyllosphaerae genome harbors these coding sequences:
- the cobM gene encoding precorrin-4 C(11)-methyltransferase — protein MTVHFIGAGPGAADLITLRGAQTLARCRTCLYAGSLVPDEMLEHCPPDAVMIDTARMPLDEIIGHMRTAHAAGHDIARLHSGDPSLYSAVAEQIRALDAVGIDHAIVPGVPAFSAAAAALGRELTVPGIGQSLLITRVSTLSTDMPAGETLAELAATGVTLALHLAARRIEQVQADLMEHYGPRCPCAVVAFASRDNEQILRCTLDRLAAETTAAGIVRTAVIFVGPVLAASGFPDSYLYSQARMTKVAGENGSAPA, from the coding sequence ATGACCGTCCACTTCATCGGCGCGGGTCCCGGCGCCGCCGACCTGATCACCCTGCGGGGTGCGCAGACCCTGGCGCGGTGCCGGACCTGCCTCTACGCCGGGTCTCTCGTCCCGGACGAGATGCTCGAGCACTGCCCGCCGGATGCGGTGATGATCGACACCGCGCGGATGCCGCTCGACGAGATCATCGGCCACATGCGGACCGCACACGCAGCCGGGCACGACATCGCGCGGCTGCATTCTGGTGACCCGTCGCTGTACTCGGCGGTCGCCGAACAGATCCGGGCCCTCGACGCCGTCGGGATCGATCACGCCATCGTCCCCGGTGTGCCCGCCTTCTCCGCCGCCGCGGCGGCGCTCGGACGGGAGCTCACGGTCCCGGGGATCGGACAGTCCCTGCTGATCACGCGGGTCTCGACACTGTCGACGGACATGCCGGCGGGGGAGACGCTGGCCGAGTTGGCCGCGACCGGCGTCACCCTCGCGCTGCATCTTGCGGCCCGTCGCATCGAGCAGGTGCAGGCTGACCTCATGGAGCACTACGGTCCGCGTTGTCCCTGTGCGGTCGTCGCTTTCGCCAGCCGCGACAACGAACAGATCCTCCGGTGCACACTCGATCGACTCGCCGCCGAGACCACGGCCGCCGGAATCGTGCGGACCGCCGTGATCTTCGTCGGCCCGGTACTGGCGGCCAGCGGTTTCCCCGACAGCTACCTGTACTCGCAGGCCCGGATGACCAAGGTCGCCGGCGAGAACGGCTCCGCGCCGGCATGA